The genomic interval TCCGCATAATCAATTTGTTTTTTAAGCTTTTTGAATACATTTTTCATAAACAATGCACCAAAGATTCCAATAGGAGAGGATTTAATATATTTCTTTAACAAAAAAATAATAGAATCCGCCACTCCCTCACTTGTTTTTAGCACAACATTACCGACAAATCCATCACACACAATTACTTCTACATTTGCGTCAAAGATATTGTTTCCCTCAATATTCCCAATAAAGCTTGGATGTTTTTTTAAAAGGTCAAAGGCAGCTTTTGTCATTTCATTGCCCTTGCATTCTTCCTCTCCATTTGCCAACAAACCAATCCGTGCTTTAGGATAGTTAAGAATCGCAGTTGCATACTCGTGTCCCATAATTCCAAACTCAAAGAGATTCTCTGGTTTGCAATCAACATTTGCGCCCGCATCTACTACTAAACTTTTTTGTGCATCTATACGTGGCATAAGCGTGCAAATTGCGGGACGAGAAACACCCTTTAAACGTCCTATCTTTAAAGTTGCAAGACTCATTGTTGCACCGCTATGCCCAGCAGAAACCACTGCGTCTATTTGTTTATTTTTAAGCATTTCAATTGCAAGATAGATAGAGCTTTCTTTGCGCTTGAGTGCAGAAGTTGCACCTTCTTCCATTGTAATAAAATCCGTGCAATGCACAATCTCTACCTTTTGCTTGCATTCTGCAGGAATAAGTGGCGCAATAACCTGCTCATCCCCAACAAGTACAAGTGCAAAATCGCGTTCTTTTAATGCCTGTAAAGCACCTTGCACAAGTGGGGAAGAGCCAAAATCTCCACCCATTGCATCAACGGCAATTCTCATCTGTAAGATTCCAATTAATTGTTTTTGTATTTTCCAGTAAATTTATTTACACGATGAGGCATTTTCCATGTTCCGTCTTTATCTTTTACAGGAACTGCTAA from Helicobacter ganmani carries:
- the plsX gene encoding phosphate acyltransferase PlsX — translated: MRIAVDAMGGDFGSSPLVQGALQALKERDFALVLVGDEQVIAPLIPAECKQKVEIVHCTDFITMEEGATSALKRKESSIYLAIEMLKNKQIDAVVSAGHSGATMSLATLKIGRLKGVSRPAICTLMPRIDAQKSLVVDAGANVDCKPENLFEFGIMGHEYATAILNYPKARIGLLANGEEECKGNEMTKAAFDLLKKHPSFIGNIEGNNIFDANVEVIVCDGFVGNVVLKTSEGVADSIIFLLKKYIKSSPIGIFGALFMKNVFKKLKKQIDYAEYGGAPLLGVDGNVIICHGKSNAKAMKNAVFQAILAVENNVNDKILSALEKYKI
- the rpmF gene encoding 50S ribosomal protein L32, coding for MAVPKRRVSKTRAAKRRTHYKITLAVPVKDKDGTWKMPHRVNKFTGKYKNN